One genomic window of Mycobacteriales bacterium includes the following:
- a CDS encoding serine/threonine-protein kinase yields the protein MTSGPVAAEGRLLDGRYRLGALIGSGGVAEVYRAVDERLDRGVAVKLFRGDAADQLQRHAEEMRTLARLNHPSLVTVFDAGTDPVTTQPYLVMELVEGSTLAQTLRNGPLSLDRTTEVGLSIADALAYIHGQGLIHRDVKPANVLIADGGRVHLADFGIARLIDAAHLTQAGDVLGTPAYFAPEQVAGEPVGPPADVYALGLVLLECITGRREYDGAPLEVAMARLNRPPELPANLPPAWRDLLVGMTARHASSRLSAAQVVDRLTRISAGDDRTVAMGAAATIAMPAAAGETVAMPMATTVMPPVTTATPVPAPPRRRRSPWMAVLIIVVIIAAGAVAGVVLVDRHNNSGSGTAHCYHKPTLAGKLESDMRQIERLVCAR from the coding sequence ATGACCAGCGGACCGGTGGCGGCCGAGGGGCGACTCCTCGATGGCCGCTACCGGCTCGGAGCGCTGATCGGATCCGGCGGCGTTGCGGAGGTCTACCGGGCGGTGGATGAGCGGCTCGACCGCGGCGTCGCGGTCAAGCTGTTCAGGGGCGACGCAGCCGACCAGCTGCAGCGGCACGCCGAGGAGATGCGCACGCTGGCACGGCTGAACCACCCGTCTCTGGTCACGGTCTTCGACGCAGGGACCGATCCGGTGACCACGCAGCCCTACCTCGTCATGGAGCTGGTCGAGGGCTCGACCCTCGCGCAGACGCTGCGCAACGGCCCGCTCTCGCTCGACCGTACGACGGAAGTCGGCCTGTCGATCGCGGATGCGCTCGCCTACATTCACGGCCAGGGGCTGATCCACCGCGACGTCAAGCCGGCGAACGTGCTGATCGCCGACGGCGGCCGGGTACATCTCGCCGACTTCGGCATCGCTCGGCTCATCGATGCGGCCCATCTCACCCAGGCCGGTGACGTTCTCGGCACCCCGGCGTACTTCGCGCCGGAGCAGGTCGCCGGCGAGCCGGTAGGCCCGCCGGCCGACGTCTACGCACTCGGCCTGGTCCTGCTCGAGTGCATCACCGGTCGGCGCGAGTACGACGGCGCGCCGCTCGAGGTCGCCATGGCGAGGCTCAACCGGCCGCCAGAGCTGCCCGCCAACCTGCCGCCGGCATGGCGTGACCTGCTGGTCGGCATGACCGCCCGGCACGCGTCGTCGCGGTTGTCGGCGGCCCAGGTCGTCGACCGGCTCACCCGCATCAGCGCGGGCGACGACCGGACCGTCGCCATGGGCGCGGCGGCCACGATCGCGATGCCGGCAGCAGCCGGCGAGACGGTGGCCATGCCGATGGCGACGACCGTGATGCCGCCCGTGACGACAGCCACCCCCGTCCCGGCACCGCCGCGGCGTCGTCGCAGCCCGTGGATGGCAGTCCTCATCATCGTTGTCATCATCGCTGCGGGAGCGGTGGCCGGCGTCGTACTGGTGGACCGGCACAACAACTCCGGAAGCGGAACCGCGCACTGCTACCACAAGCCGACCCTGGCCGGGAAGCTCGAGTCCGACATGCGCCAGATCGAACGCCTGGTGTGTGCCCGATGA
- a CDS encoding STAS domain-containing protein, with protein MLGDVSVRPDATVARPHGDLDVVNVDALRELLDGLCAGPARTIILDLSDVTFMDVLSLSVILGAADAMRDLGRQLVVENPSTAVRRLCDLLNAGDVLDAADSLPYIVIPPAC; from the coding sequence ATGCTCGGCGACGTCAGCGTGCGGCCAGACGCCACTGTGGCGCGTCCGCATGGCGATCTCGACGTGGTGAACGTCGATGCGTTGCGCGAGCTCCTCGACGGGCTGTGTGCCGGGCCGGCCCGAACGATCATCCTCGATCTGAGCGACGTCACGTTCATGGACGTGCTGTCGCTCTCGGTGATTCTTGGTGCCGCGGACGCCATGCGCGACCTCGGCCGCCAGCTGGTGGTCGAGAACCCCAGCACCGCGGTACGACGGCTCTGCGATCTGCTCAACGCCGGCGACGTGCTGGACGCCGCCGACTCGCTGCCCTACATCGTCATTCCGCCCGCCTGCTGA
- a CDS encoding TetR/AcrR family transcriptional regulator yields the protein MASADRDLPTAVAAAVRESVAAVGVRRTTLTDVARLAGVSRMTLYRMVPDVETLLLTVLTHDFEALLADIESATSRRRTARARLVAVAVETARRLPREPLFARILDVDPELLLPYLTSRLGSTQRLALERIELAVEAGQADRSIRRGDPTLIAIGVLTTVVPWVVSARVIDRLGRDDALDELARGLDGWLRP from the coding sequence ATGGCGTCCGCAGACCGGGACCTGCCCACCGCCGTCGCGGCGGCAGTCCGCGAGTCGGTCGCAGCAGTCGGCGTGCGGCGTACGACGTTGACCGATGTGGCCCGGCTCGCCGGTGTCAGCCGCATGACGCTCTACCGGATGGTCCCGGACGTCGAGACGCTGCTGCTCACCGTGCTTACCCACGACTTCGAGGCGTTGCTGGCAGACATCGAGTCCGCCACGTCTCGGCGGCGGACCGCGCGAGCGCGCTTGGTCGCCGTAGCCGTCGAGACCGCTCGCCGGCTGCCCCGCGAGCCGCTGTTCGCCCGAATCCTCGACGTGGACCCTGAGCTGCTCCTGCCCTACCTCACCTCGCGCCTCGGGTCGACCCAACGGCTGGCACTCGAACGCATCGAGCTCGCGGTCGAGGCGGGCCAGGCCGATCGCTCGATCCGGCGTGGCGACCCGACGCTGATCGCGATCGGTGTGTTGACGACGGTCGTGCCTTGGGTCGTGTCCGCGCGCGTGATCGACCGCCTCGGCCGTGACGATGCACTCGACGAGCTGGCCCGAGGGCTCGATGGCTGGTTGCGGCCATGA
- a CDS encoding FAD-binding oxidoreductase: MPAPIKNLFVEALGAAGVLDDDETRARHAGGQAYLDLVRRRSGDAADAPDAVLLPPTTAAVADVLSICSRERVAVVPWGGGTSVVGGLSALRGSCESVVALDLGRLDRLLAVDPESLTATFEPGVRTPDAERALSAHGLTIGHVPQSFERATLGGYVVTRSAGQASSGVGRIDDLVVGCRLQTPSGELVLGPVAGSAAGPDLRRLVLGSEGIFGVVTEVTLRVRRLPDVTHYEGWVARDWDHGLRILRRLAQDGPRPDIVRLSDPDETRISMAMSGTAGWQRRALGGYLRLRGVRTGCLLIVGYEGGRRDVHHRRREVRRVLRADHAVPLGTGAGQSWERHRFAAPYLRDTLLDAGVLAETLETATTWTQLPALYLAVRSALAAALAHDDRPPLVGCHVSHLYPTGGSLYFTVLARAVPGNEIEQWSAAKAAANRAIAGAGGTATHHHAVGTAHQDIVTADLGGAVGVTAMRAVKAALDPAGIMNPGKLLPGPPDV; encoded by the coding sequence TTGCCGGCACCCATAAAGAACCTGTTCGTCGAGGCACTCGGCGCAGCCGGAGTTCTCGACGACGACGAGACCCGGGCCCGGCACGCCGGCGGGCAGGCCTACCTCGACCTGGTCCGGCGCCGGAGCGGCGATGCCGCGGATGCGCCGGACGCGGTTCTGCTGCCGCCAACCACCGCCGCGGTCGCCGATGTCCTGAGCATCTGCTCGCGCGAACGGGTGGCGGTCGTGCCGTGGGGCGGCGGGACGAGCGTCGTCGGCGGGCTGTCAGCGTTGCGCGGCAGCTGCGAGTCCGTGGTCGCGCTCGACCTCGGCCGGCTCGACCGGCTGCTCGCCGTGGACCCGGAGTCGCTGACCGCGACCTTCGAACCAGGCGTTCGTACGCCGGACGCGGAGCGCGCCCTCTCGGCGCACGGCCTGACCATCGGCCACGTCCCGCAGAGCTTCGAGCGAGCGACGCTCGGCGGCTACGTCGTCACGCGATCCGCCGGCCAGGCCTCCAGCGGGGTCGGCAGGATCGACGACCTCGTCGTCGGCTGCCGCCTGCAGACCCCAAGCGGTGAGTTGGTGCTCGGACCGGTGGCCGGCAGCGCGGCCGGCCCGGATCTGCGCCGCCTAGTGCTCGGCTCCGAGGGCATCTTCGGCGTCGTGACCGAGGTGACGCTGCGGGTACGCCGGCTCCCCGATGTCACCCACTACGAGGGTTGGGTCGCGCGCGATTGGGACCACGGCCTGCGCATCCTCCGGCGGCTCGCGCAGGACGGTCCGAGACCCGACATCGTCCGACTCTCCGACCCGGACGAGACGCGGATCTCGATGGCGATGTCCGGGACCGCGGGGTGGCAGCGCCGTGCGCTCGGCGGCTATCTACGACTGCGCGGCGTGCGCACCGGGTGCCTGCTCATCGTCGGCTACGAAGGCGGCCGGCGCGACGTCCACCACCGGCGCCGCGAGGTACGACGGGTGCTCCGTGCCGACCACGCGGTGCCGCTCGGCACCGGCGCGGGCCAGTCGTGGGAACGGCATCGCTTCGCTGCGCCGTACCTGAGGGACACCCTGCTCGATGCCGGCGTCCTCGCCGAGACGCTGGAGACGGCCACGACCTGGACGCAGCTGCCGGCCCTTTATCTGGCGGTGCGATCGGCGTTGGCCGCAGCGCTGGCCCATGACGACCGACCCCCGCTCGTGGGCTGTCATGTCTCGCATCTCTACCCGACCGGCGGGTCGCTGTACTTCACCGTGCTCGCCCGCGCCGTACCCGGCAATGAGATCGAGCAGTGGAGTGCCGCCAAGGCCGCCGCAAACCGCGCAATCGCCGGCGCCGGTGGCACTGCCACCCACCATCACGCGGTCGGTACGGCGCACCAAGACATCGTGACGGCAGATCTCGGCGGCGCGGTCGGCGTCACCGCGATGCGCGCGGTCAAGGCTGCCCTGGATCCGGCCGGGATTATGAACCCCGGAAAGCTCCTCCCCGGGCCGCCAGACGTCTGA